In Brevibacillus brevis NBRC 100599, a single genomic region encodes these proteins:
- a CDS encoding DUF418 domain-containing protein has protein sequence MELKQNRVRIIDGLRGFSLVGILMANMLIFQYGIWGSQEMELYALPNYEMTAYQLVKIFVEGSFMPIFAFMFGFGMIKMQQSLAAKGLRQKRYLTRRFFMLIGLGLLHSYFLWEGDILGFYGMMGFFLLLFMNRKPKTLLIWGIVLLCLVSLMGLAPNDPNDPASITDSARMEAYVVKTMTVYGTGTYEEIVHHRSNEDPLDLPEYMMFVLLLIAPLMTAPMFLFGMYAAKCRWFEKPEQERTSYLRNMLIFLPAGLLLKALHVYLPGAWWSGVGDITGESILAIGYIFAFVWFFSRGAESTWLPRFEAVGKLSLTNYLLQTVICTTIFYGYGLGWFGKIGILAGCGLAIVIYVAQLFLSPLYLKRFRYGPVERLLRMWTNFSFSGKTKQRPEKPISA, from the coding sequence ATGGAGCTAAAGCAGAACCGCGTTCGCATCATCGATGGCTTGCGGGGATTTAGTTTAGTAGGGATTTTGATGGCGAATATGCTGATTTTCCAGTATGGGATTTGGGGAAGCCAAGAAATGGAGTTGTACGCCCTCCCCAATTATGAAATGACAGCTTATCAGCTTGTGAAAATATTTGTGGAAGGCAGCTTTATGCCGATTTTTGCCTTCATGTTTGGTTTTGGCATGATCAAAATGCAGCAAAGCTTGGCTGCCAAAGGCTTGAGACAAAAACGCTACCTTACCCGCAGGTTTTTCATGCTGATCGGACTTGGTCTCCTTCATTCGTACTTCCTGTGGGAAGGAGATATCTTGGGGTTTTATGGCATGATGGGCTTCTTTTTGTTACTGTTCATGAACCGGAAACCGAAAACTCTGCTCATTTGGGGGATTGTCTTGCTCTGCCTCGTCAGTTTAATGGGGCTTGCTCCAAATGATCCGAATGATCCTGCGAGTATTACCGATTCTGCCCGTATGGAAGCCTATGTGGTCAAAACCATGACCGTCTACGGCACGGGAACATACGAGGAGATCGTGCATCACAGAAGCAACGAAGATCCGCTTGATTTGCCAGAATACATGATGTTTGTTTTGCTGTTGATCGCGCCGCTTATGACTGCACCGATGTTCCTTTTTGGGATGTATGCTGCGAAGTGCAGGTGGTTCGAAAAGCCAGAGCAAGAACGAACCTCGTATCTCCGAAACATGCTGATCTTCTTGCCAGCGGGACTTCTGTTAAAAGCGCTCCATGTGTATCTGCCGGGAGCTTGGTGGAGTGGCGTCGGTGATATAACGGGGGAAAGCATCCTTGCCATCGGTTACATTTTCGCCTTTGTTTGGTTCTTTTCCAGAGGCGCGGAATCAACTTGGCTGCCAAGATTTGAAGCTGTGGGGAAACTCTCTTTAACCAATTACCTTTTGCAAACCGTCATTTGTACGACCATCTTTTATGGATATGGACTCGGATGGTTCGGAAAGATCGGGATATTGGCTGGTTGTGGATTAGCGATCGTGATTTATGTGGCACAGCTTTTCTTAAGCCCACTGTATCTAAAACGATTCCGTTATGGTCCAGTGGAACGACTATTGCGTATGTGGACCAATTTTTCGTTTTCCGGCAAGACAAAGCAACGCCCGGAAAAACCTATTTCTGCGTAG
- a CDS encoding S-layer homology domain-containing protein — protein sequence MGRFHRAVTSLVFFSLFCLIFQASIFVPVSQAASAEETPAAVEATVDLRHLQGKVNEINAENLNQEKYTPDSWSKLVYALDAAKAVLTKPNVTQAEIDGALSVLVIARDGLKKQEGTVDKSRLQTKVEEIAVEKLQEKDYTRASWKELQNRLGNAYFVLDDPHASQIVVDVALEKLIKARQDLKRQDDAVYKRELRAKVDEIEDKDLDKDDYTRSSWRDLEDALKQAWDVIDDPHATQSEVDDALYDLKKAWRDLEDDKHRDRDRDRDKGRKKGSYTTPTNSFFTGGSSTDKKEERPSTNKKSKSQRGYINGYPNGTFQPDRTVTRAEMAAILLNAGMVSQSSANKGRFFDVADNYWAVNPIHQASAAGMMSGYTDGTFRPSANITRAEIAAVIYKYKALQGGGGGTAFFDVRGDHWSSPIIAAVVAKGYMTGYPDGTFQPEKALTRAEAVTILNRVLNRVPENQAGPQRWPDVAPGHWAYKEIEEASIQ from the coding sequence TTGGGACGTTTTCACAGAGCCGTAACGAGTCTGGTTTTCTTTAGCCTCTTTTGCTTGATCTTCCAAGCATCCATATTCGTGCCTGTAAGCCAAGCAGCAAGTGCAGAGGAAACACCTGCCGCGGTAGAAGCCACTGTAGATCTTCGTCACTTACAAGGAAAAGTCAATGAAATTAACGCCGAGAACTTAAACCAGGAAAAATATACGCCAGACAGTTGGAGCAAGCTTGTGTATGCGTTGGATGCTGCAAAAGCGGTACTGACGAAGCCAAACGTCACCCAAGCAGAAATCGATGGTGCCTTGTCCGTGTTAGTCATAGCAAGAGACGGGCTGAAGAAGCAGGAAGGTACAGTTGACAAGAGTAGACTACAAACGAAAGTAGAGGAAATTGCAGTAGAAAAGCTGCAAGAAAAAGATTACACGAGGGCCAGCTGGAAAGAGCTACAGAATCGACTAGGGAATGCTTACTTTGTGCTGGATGATCCGCATGCGAGCCAGATTGTCGTAGATGTTGCCCTTGAGAAACTGATCAAAGCAAGACAAGATTTAAAGAGACAGGATGACGCGGTCTATAAAAGAGAATTGAGAGCCAAAGTCGACGAGATCGAGGATAAAGACTTGGATAAAGACGACTACACCAGATCAAGCTGGCGTGATTTGGAAGATGCACTCAAACAAGCATGGGATGTCATCGATGATCCACATGCCACGCAGTCGGAGGTAGACGATGCTCTGTACGATTTGAAGAAAGCATGGAGAGATCTAGAGGATGACAAACATCGAGACAGAGACCGGGATCGGGACAAAGGCCGTAAAAAAGGTTCCTATACCACGCCGACAAACAGCTTTTTTACGGGAGGCAGCTCTACAGATAAGAAAGAGGAACGCCCGTCAACCAATAAGAAAAGTAAGAGTCAACGTGGCTATATCAACGGCTATCCAAACGGAACGTTTCAACCGGATCGCACGGTGACACGTGCGGAGATGGCGGCCATTTTACTGAACGCCGGAATGGTGAGCCAGTCTTCTGCGAATAAGGGAAGGTTCTTCGATGTAGCCGACAACTACTGGGCAGTAAATCCGATTCATCAAGCAAGTGCGGCGGGTATGATGAGCGGCTACACCGATGGCACATTCCGCCCATCGGCCAACATTACCCGGGCGGAAATAGCCGCAGTCATCTATAAATACAAGGCCTTGCAAGGTGGAGGAGGGGGCACTGCCTTCTTTGATGTGAGGGGAGATCACTGGTCATCTCCAATCATTGCAGCGGTTGTTGCGAAAGGCTACATGACAGGTTACCCCGATGGCACCTTCCAGCCAGAGAAAGCGCTGACTCGTGCCGAAGCCGTAACGATTCTCAATCGCGTGCTGAATCGCGTCCCAGAGAACCAAGCTGGTCCGCAAAGATGGCCGGATGTCGCACCTGGTCATTGGGCGTATAAAGAAATCGAAGAAGCATCTATTCAGTAA
- a CDS encoding TraB/GumN family protein produces the protein MKLNKRWSKLTRWAGTGALSLALLLGYVLPVHGQTPVAPVISPWSVTTLNEGEKYGIFPLAWYEDGLFQQSIPADKFISLMEGTAKKLDLLGLKKKNASLSFPTDKVITREAVITSLYKLLANYELPAAFEMTGDNPIDYMKKKGLVKGTSAGLELNQPSTLEQATVMASRLVEFAFDTVGSGAEGLMWKVTNGKNTMYLLGSIHMGIADMYPMQKDIREAYEESDELWVEADIINGDNDYLTQKMVYTDGTTLKDHVSAETYQKVQKLLAKLQLPANSFDAYKPFAIALSVPTLGYADGETDLQFAMLTGIDRYFLTKAMLDEKPIKELEGIKLQADLLSGVPAEQQEKELNIILDSAMTEKGLEEGTKLLKDMQTEWVEGDLNGFTQIMTTNGDFGEGEVNQRLLGERDKNMAIKLAEVLEKKGETTSFVVVGAAHFSMKGMVIDHLKAKGYQVQQLQ, from the coding sequence ATGAAATTAAACAAACGCTGGAGCAAACTGACTCGTTGGGCAGGTACAGGTGCACTCAGTTTGGCGCTTTTGCTAGGGTATGTGCTTCCGGTTCACGGGCAAACTCCCGTAGCTCCCGTAATCAGCCCTTGGTCGGTGACCACGTTGAACGAAGGGGAGAAATACGGAATTTTTCCACTGGCGTGGTATGAAGACGGTTTATTTCAGCAATCGATTCCTGCTGACAAATTTATTTCGTTGATGGAAGGAACGGCGAAAAAGCTGGATCTTCTGGGATTGAAGAAAAAGAACGCTTCCTTATCCTTTCCGACTGATAAGGTCATTACGAGAGAAGCAGTCATTACTTCTCTGTACAAACTCCTGGCGAACTACGAATTGCCAGCAGCATTCGAAATGACCGGGGATAACCCGATTGACTATATGAAGAAAAAAGGCTTGGTCAAAGGGACAAGCGCAGGTCTGGAGCTGAACCAGCCAAGCACGCTTGAACAAGCGACGGTGATGGCGAGCCGACTGGTCGAGTTCGCATTCGATACGGTGGGAAGCGGTGCCGAAGGTCTCATGTGGAAAGTGACTAATGGCAAAAATACCATGTACTTGCTCGGCTCGATCCACATGGGGATCGCAGATATGTACCCGATGCAAAAAGACATCCGGGAAGCGTATGAAGAATCGGATGAACTGTGGGTCGAAGCCGATATTATCAACGGTGACAATGACTATTTAACACAGAAGATGGTATACACGGATGGCACCACACTGAAGGATCACGTATCCGCTGAGACGTACCAAAAGGTGCAAAAATTGCTTGCAAAGCTGCAACTGCCAGCCAATTCTTTTGATGCCTACAAGCCATTTGCTATTGCGTTGTCTGTGCCAACGCTCGGCTACGCAGACGGTGAAACGGATCTTCAGTTCGCGATGCTGACTGGCATCGACAGGTACTTCCTGACGAAGGCGATGCTGGATGAGAAGCCGATCAAGGAGCTGGAAGGCATTAAGCTGCAAGCGGACTTGCTGTCAGGTGTACCGGCAGAGCAGCAGGAGAAAGAATTGAACATTATTTTAGATAGTGCGATGACCGAAAAAGGGCTGGAGGAAGGCACAAAGCTCTTAAAAGATATGCAGACGGAATGGGTAGAAGGGGATCTTAATGGCTTTACCCAGATCATGACGACGAATGGCGATTTCGGTGAAGGCGAAGTGAACCAGCGCCTGCTCGGTGAGCGAGACAAAAACATGGCTATTAAACTGGCAGAAGTGTTGGAGAAAAAAGGAGAAACGACTTCTTTTGTCGTGGTCGGTGCTGCCCACTTCTCAATGAAAGGCATGGTTATCGATCATTTGAAAGCCAAGGGCTATCAGGTGCAACAATTGCAATAA
- a CDS encoding DoxX family protein — protein MRSQISKTRLWIARIMSGLVILFMLFDGVFKLIQPAPVVEGTLVLGYAQHHIGVIGILALVSTVLYAIPRTAVLGALLLTGFFGGVIATQIRVDAPLFTHTLFAVYLAILMWGGLWLRNERVRKLLFAVKEEK, from the coding sequence ATGCGGAGTCAAATTTCAAAAACACGTCTGTGGATTGCACGGATTATGAGCGGACTAGTCATTCTTTTTATGCTTTTTGACGGTGTATTTAAACTCATCCAGCCTGCTCCTGTCGTAGAGGGAACCCTCGTACTCGGCTATGCGCAGCATCACATTGGTGTGATTGGAATTCTCGCCCTTGTATCAACGGTGTTGTATGCGATCCCCCGGACAGCAGTTTTGGGTGCGCTTCTGTTGACTGGATTTTTCGGTGGGGTCATTGCGACCCAGATCCGTGTCGACGCGCCTCTTTTTACGCATACACTGTTTGCTGTCTACCTCGCGATTTTAATGTGGGGCGGATTGTGGCTGCGTAATGAGCGGGTGCGAAAGCTGCTTTTCGCTGTCAAAGAAGAAAAATGA
- a CDS encoding alpha/beta fold hydrolase codes for MAEQILKVNGVEICAESFGNPTDPAILLIMGAQMSMLWWEEEFCQRIADAGRFVIRFDNRDVGRSTTYEVGQPGYMFEDMADDAVHVLDAFGVQQAHFVGMSMGGMLTQMIALRHPERVRTITLHATSNFAPGLPPIDEKLMEFFSKMGEINWEDEKEALEAAVASWKVLSGSKHPFDEERVRELAKIDIARSNHYASRNNHAFVTASEPYLLRTAEIAVPALVIHGTEDLLIPFAHALHLADTIPGAVLLTLEGTGHELPYGDWDVVIEAILKHTQEKEA; via the coding sequence ATGGCAGAACAGATCCTAAAAGTAAACGGTGTGGAAATATGCGCGGAAAGCTTTGGGAATCCCACAGATCCGGCGATTTTGCTGATAATGGGAGCCCAGATGTCCATGCTTTGGTGGGAGGAAGAATTTTGTCAGCGAATAGCCGACGCTGGACGATTTGTTATTCGTTTTGATAATCGGGATGTCGGGCGCTCCACGACGTACGAGGTTGGCCAACCAGGTTATATGTTTGAAGATATGGCGGATGACGCTGTTCACGTCCTGGATGCATTCGGTGTACAGCAGGCACACTTCGTTGGTATGTCGATGGGCGGAATGTTGACACAAATGATTGCATTGCGACATCCCGAAAGAGTTCGCACGATCACATTGCACGCGACATCGAATTTTGCACCTGGCCTACCACCAATCGATGAGAAGCTGATGGAGTTTTTCAGCAAGATGGGGGAGATCAACTGGGAGGATGAAAAAGAGGCGTTAGAGGCGGCGGTTGCGAGTTGGAAAGTTCTCAGTGGTTCCAAACATCCTTTTGACGAGGAGCGCGTTCGTGAATTGGCCAAAATCGATATCGCCAGAAGCAACCACTATGCGAGTAGAAATAACCACGCCTTCGTGACGGCCAGTGAACCGTATTTGTTGCGGACAGCGGAAATCGCTGTACCAGCTCTCGTGATTCACGGTACAGAAGACTTGCTCATTCCTTTCGCGCATGCATTACATCTTGCAGACACCATTCCGGGAGCAGTCTTGCTCACGTTGGAAGGGACAGGGCATGAGCTTCCGTATGGGGATTGGGATGTCGTCATCGAAGCGATTTTGAAACATACGCAAGAAAAGGAAGCGTAA
- a CDS encoding 2,3-butanediol dehydrogenase, whose product MKALRWHGLKDLRLETISEPVASKGKVKIRVEWCGICGSDLHEYVAGPIFIPQGAEHPLTGEKAPIVMGHEFSGQVVEIGEGVTTIKVGDRVVVEPVFACGTCAACRQGKYNLCEKMGFLGLAGGGGGFSEYVACDEHMVHKIPDSLSYEQGALVEPSAVALYAVRSSQLKAGDKAVVFGAGPIGLLVIEALKAAGAAEIYAVELSPERKSKAAELGAIVIDPKECDVVQEIHNRTNGGADIAFEVTGVPPVLTQAIESTKIAGQIMIVSIFEREASIKPNHIVMKERNMTGIIGYRDVFPAVISLMEKGFFPADKLVTQRIKLDDIMENGFEALLKEKNQVKILVSPRA is encoded by the coding sequence ATGAAAGCATTACGTTGGCACGGTTTGAAAGACCTCCGTTTGGAAACCATTTCGGAACCGGTTGCGAGCAAAGGTAAAGTGAAAATCAGAGTCGAGTGGTGCGGGATTTGCGGAAGCGACTTGCACGAATACGTGGCTGGCCCGATCTTCATCCCACAGGGAGCTGAACATCCACTTACAGGTGAAAAAGCCCCGATCGTAATGGGGCATGAATTTTCCGGACAAGTGGTGGAAATCGGGGAAGGCGTAACCACTATCAAGGTTGGCGATCGCGTCGTTGTCGAGCCGGTTTTCGCTTGCGGAACATGCGCTGCGTGCAGACAAGGCAAATACAATCTTTGTGAAAAAATGGGCTTCCTCGGTTTGGCAGGCGGTGGTGGCGGCTTCTCGGAATACGTGGCTTGCGATGAGCACATGGTCCACAAAATCCCAGACAGTCTCTCCTATGAGCAAGGTGCTCTTGTGGAGCCATCTGCCGTAGCCCTTTATGCAGTTCGTTCAAGTCAGTTGAAAGCTGGTGACAAAGCTGTCGTTTTCGGTGCAGGCCCTATCGGCTTGCTTGTCATCGAAGCACTGAAAGCAGCAGGTGCAGCTGAGATTTATGCAGTGGAGCTGTCCCCCGAACGTAAAAGCAAGGCCGCTGAGCTGGGAGCTATCGTCATCGATCCAAAAGAATGCGACGTAGTCCAGGAAATTCACAACCGGACAAACGGCGGTGCAGATATCGCCTTTGAAGTCACAGGCGTGCCTCCTGTCCTCACGCAAGCCATCGAATCTACCAAAATCGCTGGACAAATCATGATCGTCAGCATCTTCGAAAGAGAAGCTTCAATCAAGCCAAATCACATCGTGATGAAAGAGCGCAACATGACAGGAATTATTGGCTACCGCGATGTATTCCCTGCCGTCATCAGCCTGATGGAAAAGGGCTTCTTCCCGGCAGACAAGCTGGTCACCCAGCGCATCAAGCTCGACGACATTATGGAGAATGGTTTTGAAGCGCTGCTGAAAGAGAAAAACCAGGTAAAAATTCTCGTTAGCCCGAGAGCATAA
- a CDS encoding LacI family DNA-binding transcriptional regulator: protein MDTKNKVTIEDVAKKAGVGIATVSRAINDSGGISPKTKALILDVIDELGFIPNTSAQSLKVRQTYQIALAVPDIRNAIIPDIAWSVEQAAKQHGYRVVQINTAGNARMELETVREVKKLHVDGLIIMPLAYPKTLVQMINKASVPVSIINYGKKLEDSVKADVVSMARQEGRLVMEHLIKIGRTRIAYAGAPKDKIEERYFAYEASLQHVDPSLVYFGEDFSFETGLRAADYFFSLKNMPDAIYAVNDMVAIGIVNRFKELGVRVPEDVAVVGIDNNVWTTITTPQISSVSIMGEEVARLATELLLKRIREQGAGAYERVQFEPRLIVRESSVAVIRKSSLDT, encoded by the coding sequence TTGGATACAAAAAATAAAGTGACAATAGAAGACGTGGCGAAGAAGGCTGGCGTAGGAATTGCAACAGTATCGAGGGCCATCAATGACAGCGGCGGGATCAGTCCGAAGACGAAAGCGTTGATTTTGGACGTGATCGATGAGCTGGGCTTTATTCCAAACACTTCCGCGCAAAGTCTAAAGGTACGCCAAACCTATCAAATCGCGTTGGCTGTCCCTGACATTCGCAATGCGATCATTCCGGATATCGCCTGGTCTGTCGAGCAAGCAGCCAAGCAGCACGGCTACCGTGTCGTACAAATTAATACAGCAGGAAATGCCCGAATGGAGCTTGAGACTGTGCGTGAGGTCAAAAAGCTGCATGTAGACGGGCTGATTATCATGCCGCTCGCCTATCCGAAGACGTTGGTCCAGATGATTAACAAAGCGAGTGTTCCCGTTTCGATTATTAACTATGGAAAAAAGCTTGAAGATAGTGTGAAAGCAGATGTGGTCAGCATGGCCCGTCAAGAAGGGCGACTCGTCATGGAACATCTGATCAAAATTGGCCGTACGCGAATCGCATACGCTGGTGCGCCGAAGGACAAGATCGAGGAGCGGTATTTTGCCTATGAGGCGTCACTTCAGCACGTCGATCCTTCGCTGGTGTATTTTGGTGAGGACTTCTCGTTTGAGACGGGCCTTCGTGCTGCCGATTACTTTTTTAGCCTGAAAAACATGCCGGACGCTATCTATGCGGTCAATGACATGGTGGCAATCGGGATCGTGAATCGGTTCAAGGAGCTCGGCGTCCGCGTACCAGAAGATGTCGCGGTCGTGGGAATTGACAACAATGTGTGGACGACGATTACGACTCCGCAGATCAGTTCTGTTTCGATCATGGGGGAAGAGGTGGCACGGCTGGCGACTGAGCTTTTGCTGAAACGGATTCGTGAGCAGGGGGCAGGAGCGTATGAACGCGTACAGTTCGAGCCGCGGCTGATTGTAAGGGAGTCCAGTGTGGCGGTTATCCGTAAATCGTCATTGGATACGTAG
- a CDS encoding cyclase family protein, giving the protein MANDLIQAITLLKQKEWVDLTHTFGPESPHFHAFDAAEFQTLFTHDDGFFAQRFSFPGQYGTHLDAPIHFVRNKRYLDEIELKELVLPLVVIDKSKEAEANNDYSLSVEDILHFENEHGQIESGSFVALRTDWSKRWPDVEAFNNKDADGNNHAPGWSLEALQFLFAERQIKAVGHETFDTDATIDYRKNGALLGEYFVLDQDTYQVELLKNLDKLPAKGAVIVNITPKPEKASGFPVRSFAILP; this is encoded by the coding sequence ATGGCAAACGATTTGATTCAAGCAATTACCCTGTTAAAACAAAAAGAATGGGTCGATCTTACGCACACATTCGGTCCGGAATCTCCGCACTTCCACGCCTTTGACGCCGCCGAATTCCAAACACTGTTCACGCATGACGACGGCTTCTTTGCCCAGCGCTTCTCTTTTCCTGGACAGTACGGTACGCACTTGGATGCACCCATTCACTTCGTGCGCAACAAGCGTTACTTGGACGAGATCGAACTAAAAGAACTCGTATTGCCGCTCGTCGTCATCGACAAATCAAAAGAAGCCGAAGCCAACAACGACTATTCGCTTTCCGTGGAAGACATTTTGCACTTTGAAAACGAGCATGGTCAAATCGAGAGCGGCTCCTTCGTCGCCTTGCGTACAGATTGGAGCAAGCGCTGGCCAGATGTGGAGGCCTTCAACAATAAGGATGCAGATGGAAACAACCACGCTCCTGGCTGGTCATTGGAGGCTTTACAATTTTTGTTCGCGGAAAGACAAATCAAAGCAGTCGGTCACGAAACCTTTGATACAGATGCGACGATTGATTACCGAAAAAACGGAGCACTTTTGGGTGAGTATTTCGTCCTCGATCAAGACACCTATCAAGTAGAGCTGCTCAAAAATCTCGATAAGCTCCCGGCAAAAGGCGCTGTCATTGTAAACATTACACCCAAGCCTGAAAAAGCCTCCGGGTTTCCGGTTCGCTCGTTCGCCATATTGCCTTAA
- a CDS encoding VOC family protein translates to MTKELWINLPVKDLEKSKSFFAALGFSFHPRHENSKEMAGLVIGEKNMLIMLFPEDTFQSFTQNELADTKRGTEVLFSIDAESREEVDELVNKVKEAGGTVFSEPREHGPGMYGAGFADLDGHRWNVLYMDMRQISRE, encoded by the coding sequence ATGACAAAAGAGCTTTGGATCAATTTGCCCGTCAAGGACCTCGAAAAGTCCAAATCATTTTTTGCCGCACTCGGTTTCTCTTTTCATCCTCGCCATGAGAATAGCAAAGAGATGGCGGGCTTGGTAATCGGCGAAAAAAACATGCTCATCATGCTGTTTCCAGAGGATACCTTCCAATCGTTTACGCAAAATGAATTGGCAGATACGAAACGCGGAACGGAAGTGTTGTTTTCGATTGATGCCGAGAGCAGAGAAGAAGTGGATGAATTGGTGAATAAGGTGAAAGAGGCTGGGGGCACTGTTTTCAGTGAGCCACGGGAACATGGTCCAGGGATGTACGGGGCGGGCTTCGCTGATTTGGATGGTCATCGGTGGAATGTGTTGTATATGGATATGAGACAGATATCGAGAGAATAG